Proteins from a genomic interval of Polaribacter sejongensis:
- a CDS encoding DUF420 domain-containing protein — protein sequence MSNLAQEKKYKKIITGLSIVIPIAVAALFGVNLKYLGFNVEPLTFLPPIYASINGFTAVLLIAAVIAVKKGNVKLHEQLNTVAIACSLIFLLLYIGYHMTSNSTKFGGEGAIKYIYYSILITHIILSIIVIPFVLTTYMRAKLGNFPQHKKIAKFTFPLWLYVAITGVIVYLMISPYYV from the coding sequence ATGAGTAATTTAGCACAAGAAAAAAAGTATAAGAAAATTATAACTGGTTTATCCATTGTAATTCCTATAGCTGTTGCAGCTTTGTTTGGTGTTAATCTAAAATATTTAGGTTTTAATGTAGAACCGTTAACATTTTTACCACCAATTTACGCTTCTATCAATGGCTTTACAGCTGTTCTTTTAATTGCAGCAGTTATTGCAGTTAAAAAAGGAAATGTAAAATTACACGAGCAACTTAATACAGTTGCAATAGCATGTTCTCTTATTTTTCTTTTGCTTTATATTGGATATCATATGACCTCAAACTCTACCAAATTTGGAGGTGAGGGTGCTATAAAATATATTTATTATTCTATTTTAATAACGCATATTATTTTATCAATAATTGTAATACCATTTGTACTCACAACTTATATGAGAGCAAAATTGGGTAATTTTCCACAACATAAAAAAATAGCCAAATTTACATTTCCTTTATGGTTGTATGTTGCCATTACGGGTGTGATTGTCTATTTAATGATATCTCCTTATTATGTATAA
- the cyoE gene encoding heme o synthase: MESTVITDNKISMQAIISDFKQLTKVGLSLSVVFSSVAGYLLAIDVVNYFTLLMLAIGGFFMVGASNAFNQIIEKDTDLIMKRTQNRPLPTGRMSVNVALTIAILFTISGLSILYSINAKTALFGAISIFLYTSVYTPLKPVTPLSVFVGAIPGAIPFMLGWVAATNEFGMEAGFLFMIQFFWQFPHFWAIGWLQHEEYKKAGFNMLPMGQKNKGAVKQIIFYTVIMILVSISPVLKLSGAFYIHPITAVIVALLGVYMLYFGVKLHKSEDNVDARKLMLSSVLYITVVQIVYVVDKFLH; this comes from the coding sequence ATGGAATCAACAGTAATTACAGACAATAAAATATCTATGCAAGCTATAATTTCAGACTTTAAACAACTTACAAAAGTTGGTTTGTCATTAAGTGTTGTGTTTTCTTCCGTTGCCGGTTATTTATTGGCCATAGATGTTGTAAATTATTTTACGCTTCTAATGTTAGCTATTGGAGGCTTTTTTATGGTTGGTGCATCCAATGCATTTAATCAAATCATAGAAAAAGACACAGACCTTATTATGAAACGTACGCAAAATAGACCTTTACCAACCGGTAGAATGTCTGTTAATGTTGCGCTTACAATTGCAATTCTATTTACCATTTCTGGGTTGTCTATCTTATATAGTATCAACGCTAAAACAGCTTTGTTTGGCGCTATTTCCATATTTTTATATACAAGTGTTTATACACCTTTAAAACCAGTTACACCTTTATCTGTTTTTGTTGGTGCCATTCCAGGAGCCATTCCTTTTATGTTAGGTTGGGTTGCAGCTACCAATGAATTTGGTATGGAAGCAGGTTTTTTGTTTATGATTCAGTTTTTCTGGCAATTTCCACATTTTTGGGCTATTGGTTGGTTACAACATGAAGAGTATAAAAAAGCAGGTTTTAATATGTTGCCAATGGGGCAAAAAAATAAAGGAGCCGTAAAGCAGATTATTTTTTATACGGTAATAATGATATTGGTATCGATTTCTCCGGTTTTAAAATTATCTGGAGCATTCTACATTCACCCAATAACGGCCGTAATTGTTGCTCTTTTAGGAGTATATATGTTATATTTTGGGGTTAAGTTGCATAAAAGTGAAGATAATGTTGATGCAAGAAAATTAATGTTGTCTAGTGTTTTATATATTACAGTAGTGCAAATTGTATACGTAGTTGATAAATTTTTACATTAA
- the deoC gene encoding deoxyribose-phosphate aldolase, whose amino-acid sequence MKISQYLDATYLKTASQANLTEEENKQNVIDLIQEAILYDYKLIMIRAKYIPLAKEMLQEANKSILIGTVIGFHEGTYTIQEKLEEAQEAINLGADELDFVVNYEAFKRGELQLVTNEITKGIALALDNNKVIKWIIEVAALTNKEIIVISRLIKNIVFTDFGEENAENVFVKSSTGFFKTENNLPNGATLETMKLIAENAKPLKIKAAGGVRDYETALKMVALGVDRIGTSSSKEIVNKEQNSNSGY is encoded by the coding sequence ATGAAAATCAGTCAATATTTAGACGCTACTTACTTAAAAACAGCAAGTCAAGCGAATCTTACGGAAGAAGAAAATAAACAAAATGTTATTGATTTAATTCAAGAAGCTATTTTGTACGATTATAAATTAATTATGATTCGTGCTAAATACATTCCTTTAGCTAAGGAAATGCTTCAAGAGGCAAATAAAAGTATTCTTATTGGAACTGTAATTGGTTTTCATGAAGGAACTTATACTATTCAAGAAAAATTAGAAGAAGCACAAGAAGCTATTAATTTGGGTGCAGATGAGTTAGATTTTGTTGTGAATTATGAAGCCTTTAAAAGAGGCGAATTACAATTGGTTACCAATGAAATCACAAAAGGGATTGCACTTGCTTTGGATAATAACAAAGTAATAAAATGGATAATTGAAGTTGCTGCCTTAACAAACAAAGAAATAATTGTAATTTCGCGCTTAATTAAAAATATTGTTTTTACTGATTTTGGCGAAGAAAATGCAGAGAATGTTTTTGTGAAATCATCAACAGGTTTTTTTAAAACAGAAAACAATTTGCCTAACGGAGCAACGTTAGAAACAATGAAATTAATTGCAGAAAATGCAAAACCATTAAAAATAAAAGCGGCAGGTGGCGTAAGAGATTATGAAACGGCTTTAAAAATGGTTGCTTTAGGAGTAGATAGAATTGGCACATCATCTTCTAAAGAGATTGTTAATAAAGAACAAAACAGTAATTCAGGATACTAA
- a CDS encoding cytochrome c oxidase subunit 3, with product MEANIAIPTDGKDTWNGGTQKPLGASYGKMMMWYFIVSDALTFSGFLAAYGLTRFKFMDSWPIADEVFTHFPGLHGVHAPMYYVALMTFILIISSVTMVLAVDAGHQMKQKRVAWYMFATIIFGIIFIGSQAWEWKNFINGTYGAVKTTDGRLLQFASQDGVDADGEPVFHQIALSDFVVGERTDGRVLHERENGLWFEKEEAIATYSVAQIQESYKSNPDVLIRSELIDPATKQKIILSREEGMAQLAKTKMVVEGANLQVNEYGNTSFADFFFFITGFHGFHVLSGIIINIIIFFNVVLGTYERRGHYEMVEKVGLYWHFVDLVWVFVFTFFYLV from the coding sequence ATGGAAGCAAATATTGCTATACCTACAGATGGTAAAGATACTTGGAATGGTGGGACACAAAAACCACTAGGAGCAAGTTATGGTAAAATGATGATGTGGTATTTTATCGTTTCTGATGCTTTAACCTTTTCAGGGTTTTTAGCCGCTTACGGTTTAACACGATTTAAATTTATGGATTCTTGGCCAATCGCCGATGAAGTATTTACGCATTTTCCTGGTTTACATGGTGTACATGCACCAATGTATTATGTTGCATTAATGACCTTTATTCTTATTATATCTTCTGTAACAATGGTTTTAGCCGTTGATGCAGGTCATCAAATGAAACAAAAAAGAGTAGCTTGGTACATGTTTGCTACTATTATTTTTGGAATAATTTTTATCGGTTCTCAAGCTTGGGAGTGGAAAAACTTTATTAATGGTACTTATGGTGCTGTAAAAACTACAGATGGTAGACTTTTACAATTTGCATCACAAGATGGTGTTGATGCAGATGGAGAACCAGTATTTCATCAAATAGCATTGTCTGATTTTGTTGTAGGAGAAAGAACAGACGGAAGAGTATTACATGAAAGAGAAAACGGATTGTGGTTTGAGAAAGAAGAAGCGATTGCTACGTATTCTGTTGCTCAAATTCAGGAATCATACAAATCAAATCCAGACGTATTAATTCGTTCAGAATTGATTGATCCAGCAACAAAACAAAAGATCATCCTTTCTAGAGAAGAAGGAATGGCGCAATTAGCCAAAACAAAAATGGTTGTTGAAGGAGCTAACCTACAAGTGAATGAATATGGAAACACAAGTTTTGCAGATTTCTTTTTCTTTATCACAGGTTTTCACGGATTTCACGTACTTTCTGGAATTATCATTAATATCATTATTTTCTTTAACGTAGTACTAGGTACTTATGAGCGTAGAGGACATTATGAAATGGTAGAGAAAGTAGGGTTGTATTGGCACTTTGTAGATTTAGTTTGGGTATTTGTATTCACATTCTTCTACTTAGTATAA
- a CDS encoding DUF3109 family protein, translating into MFQLGKTIVSEDIIEKDFVCNLSACKGACCVDGDAGAPLDEEETKILERIYPKVKPFLRKEGIAVIEEQGTWVTSEWGELETPLINGADCAYVIFDEKKTALCAIEEAYNQGEIDWKKPVSCHLYPIRIKEYSEFSAVNYDKWEICDDACSLGKELQVPIYKFVKQALIRKFGQDWYDELEVIAAKHLEK; encoded by the coding sequence ATGTTTCAACTTGGAAAAACTATAGTTTCAGAAGATATTATCGAAAAAGATTTTGTTTGCAATTTATCTGCTTGTAAAGGTGCCTGTTGTGTAGATGGCGACGCCGGAGCTCCTTTAGATGAAGAAGAAACCAAAATTTTAGAAAGAATATATCCTAAAGTAAAACCTTTTTTAAGAAAAGAAGGAATCGCTGTTATTGAAGAGCAAGGTACTTGGGTAACCAGTGAGTGGGGAGAATTAGAAACTCCTTTAATTAATGGTGCAGATTGTGCTTATGTTATTTTTGATGAAAAAAAGACAGCACTTTGTGCAATAGAGGAAGCGTATAACCAAGGAGAAATAGATTGGAAAAAGCCAGTTTCTTGTCATTTATATCCTATCAGAATAAAAGAATACAGTGAGTTTTCTGCTGTAAATTATGATAAATGGGAAATTTGTGATGATGCCTGTTCTCTAGGAAAAGAATTACAAGTACCTATTTATAAGTTTGTAAAACAAGCTTTGATAAGGAAATTTGGACAAGATTGGTATGATGAATTAGAGGTAATTGCCGCAAAACATTTAGAAAAATAA
- a CDS encoding cytochrome c oxidase subunit 3: MVREQRIEEELVIAKKKTAKPMLWISMISMVMFFAGLTSAYVISMERDDWVTFNLPQSFYISTFLIVASSITLFFSQKFLKNDKRQLSLVMVVITLLLGIGFIWQQYVGFNQLKSVGLFFTGPESTVSTSFIIGITFMHILHLLAGVLVLLVVIYNHFKYKYKSDNMLGFELGAIFWHFVDILWIYLFFFFYFIR, encoded by the coding sequence ATGGTAAGAGAACAGAGAATAGAGGAAGAATTAGTGATTGCTAAGAAAAAGACTGCAAAACCTATGTTATGGATTTCCATGATTAGTATGGTTATGTTTTTTGCAGGATTAACAAGTGCTTATGTAATAAGTATGGAAAGAGATGATTGGGTTACTTTTAACTTACCGCAATCATTTTATATCAGTACATTTTTAATTGTTGCAAGTAGTATTACGCTTTTTTTCTCGCAAAAATTCTTAAAAAATGATAAAAGACAACTCTCTTTAGTGATGGTTGTGATTACTTTATTGTTAGGAATAGGTTTTATTTGGCAACAATATGTAGGCTTTAATCAGTTAAAAAGTGTGGGATTATTTTTTACAGGACCAGAGAGTACTGTATCAACATCTTTTATAATAGGGATTACATTTATGCACATTTTACACCTATTAGCAGGTGTTCTAGTGCTTTTGGTTGTTATTTATAATCATTTTAAATACAAATACAAATCAGACAATATGCTTGGGTTTGAACTAGGTGCAATCTTTTGGCATTTTGTAGATATACTATGGATTTATCTATTTTTCTTTTTCTATTTTATTAGGTGA
- a CDS encoding MarC family protein has product MNFNFKEAFTAFMVLFAVIDVIGNIPIIIDLRKKAGHIQSEKAAIIAGVIMIVFLFLGQSLLKLIGIDVHSFAVAGAFILFFIALEMILGITLYKDNEDDVNAITASVFPLAFPLIAGPGSLTTLLSLRSEFFLENIIIAVLANIILIYIVLKTSSKIEKMIGPIGIQIIRKIFGVILLAISVKLFAANIKVLFI; this is encoded by the coding sequence ATGAATTTTAATTTTAAAGAAGCCTTTACAGCCTTTATGGTTTTGTTTGCAGTTATAGATGTTATTGGTAATATCCCTATTATTATAGATTTAAGAAAGAAAGCAGGCCATATTCAATCAGAAAAAGCAGCTATTATTGCGGGTGTGATTATGATTGTATTTTTGTTTTTAGGACAAAGTTTACTAAAACTAATTGGTATTGACGTACATTCATTTGCTGTTGCAGGTGCTTTTATATTATTCTTTATCGCTTTAGAAATGATTTTAGGAATTACACTCTATAAAGATAATGAAGACGATGTAAACGCAATTACCGCTTCTGTTTTTCCGTTAGCTTTCCCTTTAATTGCTGGTCCAGGAAGTTTAACAACGCTACTTTCATTAAGATCTGAGTTTTTTTTAGAAAATATTATCATTGCTGTTTTAGCGAATATTATTTTAATATATATTGTTTTAAAGACCTCTTCTAAAATAGAAAAGATGATAGGCCCTATTGGAATACAAATAATTAGAAAAATATTTGGTGTAATTTTATTAGCTATTTCTGTAAAACTATTTGCAGCAAATATTAAAGTCCTTTTTATTTAA
- a CDS encoding energy transducer TonB, whose product MRNTKKLPRKQLEKFSNIFTQLGLVLVLFIIFITLEHQTEEKIMADFETTKREVVYVEPDTEVVFTKEPKVVPKIEIVKAVPFLVDEVVKGDNNIIENIIDNVKVENPVLIDIENVVEVNVEEKFVEDVDFINIQNAPIFKGCDNLSKEENKVCFEKKMKQFVQCNFDVELANEVGLHAGKHKIYTQFVIDDKGEIVDVKIRTAYKTLEKEALRVIKKLPKFKPGIQNSRTVKVRYSLPIAFSLE is encoded by the coding sequence ATGAGAAACACCAAGAAATTACCAAGAAAACAATTAGAGAAATTTTCTAATATTTTTACGCAGCTAGGGTTGGTATTAGTGCTCTTTATTATCTTTATAACACTAGAGCACCAAACCGAAGAGAAAATAATGGCCGATTTTGAAACTACTAAAAGAGAAGTCGTTTATGTAGAACCAGATACAGAGGTTGTTTTTACAAAAGAGCCTAAAGTTGTTCCTAAAATAGAGATTGTAAAAGCAGTACCATTTCTTGTAGATGAGGTTGTAAAAGGTGATAATAATATCATTGAAAATATTATTGATAATGTTAAAGTAGAAAATCCTGTTTTAATAGATATCGAAAATGTTGTAGAGGTTAATGTTGAAGAGAAATTTGTAGAAGATGTAGATTTTATCAACATACAAAATGCACCTATTTTTAAAGGATGTGATAATTTATCAAAAGAAGAAAATAAGGTTTGTTTTGAGAAAAAAATGAAACAGTTTGTACAGTGTAATTTTGATGTGGAATTGGCAAATGAAGTAGGATTGCATGCTGGTAAACATAAAATTTATACGCAGTTTGTTATAGATGATAAAGGAGAAATAGTTGATGTTAAAATAAGGACTGCATATAAAACATTAGAAAAAGAGGCGTTAAGAGTTATTAAGAAGTTACCAAAATTTAAACCAGGTATACAAAATAGTAGAACTGTTAAAGTAAGGTACAGTTTGCCCATTGCTTTTAGTTTAGAATAA
- a CDS encoding acyltransferase — protein MIEYFAHETAVIDNDCSIGKDTKIWHFSHIMSHCIIGEQCNIGQNVVVSPEVILGKNVKVQNNVSIYTGVICEDDVFLGPSMVFTNVINPRSAIKRKNEYQQTLVKKGASIGANATIICGNTIGEYALIGAGTVVTKEVLPFALVVGNPSKQIGWVSEYGHRLEFNKNGIAICKESNETYQLKNNTIIKL, from the coding sequence TTGATAGAATATTTTGCACATGAAACGGCTGTAATAGATAACGATTGCAGTATCGGAAAGGATACCAAAATTTGGCATTTTAGTCATATTATGTCTCATTGTATTATTGGTGAACAATGTAATATTGGTCAGAATGTAGTGGTTTCTCCAGAAGTTATTTTAGGTAAAAATGTAAAAGTGCAAAATAACGTATCTATTTACACAGGCGTAATTTGTGAAGATGATGTCTTTTTAGGACCTTCTATGGTTTTTACAAACGTAATCAATCCACGGAGTGCTATCAAAAGAAAAAATGAATACCAACAAACTTTAGTGAAAAAAGGAGCAAGTATTGGAGCAAATGCTACTATTATTTGTGGAAATACTATTGGAGAATATGCACTTATTGGAGCAGGAACAGTGGTAACAAAAGAAGTTTTACCTTTTGCACTTGTTGTTGGCAATCCATCTAAACAAATTGGTTGGGTAAGTGAATACGGACATCGATTAGAATTTAATAAAAACGGAATTGCAATCTGTAAAGAGAGTAATGAAACATATCAATTAAAAAATAATACCATTATAAAGTTATAG
- a CDS encoding NAD(P)/FAD-dependent oxidoreductase yields the protein MNFDVLIIGGGASALQCALVLGSAKSKTFAAGKTIGIITHQRASHLQDALFNNVLGIPAQTLGKDILLNGKKQLSTLYPHVQQIENEKVISILSSENGYEITTNHTTHFTKVAIIALNYSKPFTIEGLDSFIEPHQRANPAKDRIQLKNKNHLIKDSLYCCGTISGCRSQFAIAAGSGASVATDILTIWNNNTPTKVHDKV from the coding sequence ATGAATTTTGATGTTCTAATTATTGGTGGTGGTGCTTCCGCATTGCAGTGTGCCTTGGTATTAGGTTCTGCAAAAAGTAAAACTTTTGCAGCTGGTAAAACTATTGGAATTATCACCCACCAGAGAGCTTCTCATTTACAAGATGCCTTATTTAATAATGTATTAGGCATACCTGCCCAAACTTTAGGTAAAGACATATTACTTAACGGTAAAAAACAGCTTTCTACTTTATACCCACATGTACAACAAATAGAAAACGAAAAAGTTATTTCTATTTTAAGCAGCGAAAACGGGTATGAAATAACAACCAACCATACTACGCATTTTACTAAGGTTGCAATTATAGCTTTAAATTACTCTAAACCTTTTACAATAGAAGGACTAGACTCTTTTATAGAACCTCATCAAAGAGCTAACCCTGCAAAAGACAGAATTCAACTTAAAAATAAAAACCACCTTATAAAAGACAGTTTATACTGTTGTGGCACCATCTCTGGTTGTAGAAGTCAATTTGCAATTGCTGCAGGAAGTGGTGCAAGTGTTGCTACAGATATTCTTACAATTTGGAACAATAATACACCTACCAAAGTACATGACAAAGTATGA
- a CDS encoding gliding motility protein RemB encodes MIKKYIFLVLLFPSIYFAQEEKYPVFDACKDVEVQSLKDCFYAQTKELFFEEFKTPAIANEEGFIGSANTIFAVTAEGEFKLIYVDTPFDEIRDEVKRAFKVFSKITPAWYNDHAIEMKFELPIKFPLTDDGDVFVDNTVLEIKKESLIDVVAKKRIADSTFLEHSSKLNIPFTHRSYVDYEFALHKAKGTHTASKPYSYDDIKPYYDLTKEKKKFLKPNKDTWLGKKVWNEHLVQVKKDDYWLTVDLLFDLQIGKDNSDVDYTFNNSRIINVNGEIGNNFSFSTTYAESQGRFAEYVNSFVTNNAANVRPQNSEGLVPGRGKTKGFKEDSHDYPVAEGYLAYTPNKYMQFQFGNGKNFIGDGYRSFILSDVSSPTTYLKMKLDIWKIQYTNIWMWNTEPSLSSVSDPNEHARKYVAAHYLSVNVTDKLNLGFFETAISAGENGIDAGFLNPLILYRSLEFNRGEDSGNAIIGLTGKYKLNNNVSLYSQLVIDEFSVGNFSDMSDWKHKFAYQLGVKYFDAFKVDNLFLQLEYNRARPYTFAHKSPILNYGNYSQPLGHLWGANFWEAIAIARYKKDRWSGSAKIIVGKKGFDLEDQAISYGGDIYQSYNDRLSDTGIELAQGNAANIFIADVQANYLINPSTNTNLFAGLSYRNFSSDSDLTSYPSGSNIWFSVGVKADLFNWYFDF; translated from the coding sequence ATGATAAAAAAATACATATTTCTAGTTTTATTATTTCCCTCAATATATTTTGCACAAGAAGAAAAGTACCCCGTTTTTGATGCTTGTAAAGATGTAGAAGTTCAATCTTTAAAAGATTGTTTTTATGCTCAAACAAAAGAGTTGTTTTTTGAAGAATTTAAAACACCAGCAATTGCAAACGAAGAAGGTTTTATTGGTTCTGCCAATACTATTTTTGCGGTTACAGCAGAAGGAGAGTTTAAATTAATATATGTAGACACACCTTTTGATGAAATTAGAGATGAGGTAAAGAGAGCTTTTAAAGTGTTTTCTAAAATTACACCTGCTTGGTATAATGACCATGCAATAGAAATGAAATTCGAGCTTCCTATAAAATTTCCTTTAACTGATGATGGTGATGTTTTTGTAGACAATACTGTATTAGAAATTAAAAAAGAAAGCTTAATCGATGTTGTGGCAAAAAAGAGAATTGCAGATTCTACTTTTTTAGAACATAGTAGTAAACTAAATATACCTTTTACACATAGAAGTTATGTAGATTATGAATTTGCGTTGCATAAAGCAAAAGGAACACACACTGCTTCTAAACCTTATTCGTATGATGATATAAAGCCATATTACGATTTAACTAAGGAAAAAAAGAAGTTTTTAAAACCAAATAAAGATACTTGGCTAGGTAAAAAGGTGTGGAACGAGCATTTGGTACAAGTTAAAAAAGACGATTATTGGCTTACAGTAGATTTGCTGTTTGATCTTCAAATAGGGAAAGATAACTCTGATGTAGACTATACATTTAATAATTCTAGAATTATAAATGTAAATGGAGAAATTGGAAACAACTTTTCATTTTCTACAACGTATGCAGAAAGTCAAGGTAGGTTTGCAGAATATGTAAATAGCTTTGTAACAAATAATGCAGCCAATGTAAGACCCCAAAACTCCGAAGGTTTGGTTCCTGGAAGAGGTAAAACAAAAGGATTTAAAGAGGATTCACACGATTATCCTGTGGCAGAAGGTTATTTGGCATATACACCAAATAAATACATGCAGTTTCAGTTTGGAAACGGTAAAAACTTTATAGGAGACGGGTATAGGTCTTTTATTTTGTCTGATGTTTCTTCTCCAACTACCTATTTAAAAATGAAATTAGATATTTGGAAAATACAATATACCAATATTTGGATGTGGAACACAGAACCATCTTTAAGTTCAGTGTCAGATCCTAATGAACATGCAAGAAAGTATGTAGCGGCTCATTATTTGAGTGTGAATGTTACAGATAAATTAAATTTAGGCTTTTTTGAAACAGCAATTTCTGCCGGAGAAAACGGTATAGACGCAGGTTTCTTAAATCCACTTATACTTTATAGGTCTTTAGAGTTTAATAGAGGTGAAGATTCTGGAAACGCAATTATTGGTTTAACAGGAAAATATAAGCTTAATAATAATGTCTCTTTATATTCTCAATTAGTAATTGATGAGTTTTCTGTAGGGAACTTTAGTGATATGAGCGATTGGAAACATAAATTTGCATATCAATTGGGTGTAAAATACTTTGATGCTTTTAAGGTTGATAATTTGTTTTTACAGTTAGAGTACAATCGTGCGCGTCCTTATACCTTTGCACATAAATCACCAATATTAAATTACGGTAATTACAGTCAGCCTCTTGGGCATTTGTGGGGTGCTAATTTTTGGGAAGCAATTGCTATTGCCAGATATAAAAAAGATAGATGGAGTGGTAGTGCAAAAATTATTGTAGGTAAAAAAGGGTTCGATTTAGAAGATCAGGCAATAAGTTATGGTGGTGATATTTATCAATCTTATAACGATAGATTATCAGATACGGGTATAGAGCTTGCACAAGGTAATGCTGCAAATATCTTTATTGCAGACGTACAAGCCAATTATTTAATTAATCCTTCTACGAATACAAATCTATTTGCGGGTTTATCTTACAGAAATTTCTCTTCAGATTCAGATTTAACAAGTTATCCGTCTGGTTCAAATATTTGGTTTTCAGTAGGAGTAAAAGCAGATTTATTTAATTGGTATTTCGATTTTTAA
- a CDS encoding cytochrome C oxidase subunit IV family protein, with protein MAHAHESNTKRIWIVLVLLTLITTVEVVLGIIKPASLHLTSILGTSPLNWIFIILTLVKAYYIAWAFMHLEAENKWLRRSVVWTSVFLICYLLTLFLIEGNYLHSVLAPLVKW; from the coding sequence ATGGCACACGCACACGAATCAAACACAAAAAGAATCTGGATAGTTTTAGTACTATTAACACTTATAACTACTGTAGAGGTTGTATTAGGTATTATAAAACCAGCATCTTTACACCTTACTAGTATTTTAGGTACAAGTCCTTTAAACTGGATATTTATCATTTTAACATTAGTAAAGGCTTATTATATTGCATGGGCATTTATGCACTTAGAAGCAGAAAATAAATGGTTAAGACGTTCTGTAGTTTGGACCTCTGTTTTCTTAATTTGTTATTTATTAACACTCTTTTTAATAGAAGGTAATTATTTACATAGCGTTTTAGCACCACTTGTAAAATGGTAA
- a CDS encoding SCO family protein, whose amino-acid sequence MNKKYSYIGVSFIILLFGIYVVRNIDSRINNNDLVQEDRLNMVDKKGTSKNDLYTFNKVPDFEFVDQNGTTISNKDYKGKVYVVEFFFSTCPTICPLMNQKMITIQDEFASNNNFGIASFSITPDIDTPEVLKEYAKVNQITHKNWHLLTGKGEDVVYDLANKGFKLFAGKGAEEHGGFEHSGLFALVDNEGNIRSRKDEYGNPIMYYRALSEQGFADQVKELKEDIKILLNE is encoded by the coding sequence ATGAACAAAAAGTATTCTTATATAGGTGTTTCATTTATTATTCTTTTATTCGGAATTTATGTTGTTAGAAACATAGATAGCAGAATAAATAACAATGATCTTGTTCAAGAAGATAGATTGAATATGGTTGATAAAAAAGGAACAAGCAAAAATGACTTATATACATTTAACAAAGTTCCAGATTTTGAGTTTGTAGATCAAAACGGAACAACTATTAGCAATAAAGATTATAAAGGAAAAGTATATGTGGTAGAATTTTTCTTTTCTACTTGTCCAACTATTTGTCCTTTAATGAATCAAAAGATGATTACAATTCAAGATGAATTTGCTTCCAATAATAATTTTGGAATAGCTTCTTTTTCTATAACGCCAGACATTGATACTCCAGAAGTTTTAAAGGAATATGCTAAAGTGAATCAGATTACTCATAAAAACTGGCACTTATTAACTGGTAAAGGAGAAGATGTAGTGTATGATTTAGCTAATAAAGGTTTTAAACTGTTTGCGGGTAAAGGTGCTGAAGAACATGGTGGGTTTGAACATTCTGGCTTATTTGCTTTGGTAGATAACGAAGGAAATATTAGATCTAGAAAAGACGAGTACGGTAATCCTATTATGTATTACAGAGCTTTGTCTGAACAAGGTTTTGCAGACCAGGTTAAAGAATTAAAAGAAGATATTAAAATTTTGTTGAATGAGTAA